One part of the Glycine soja cultivar W05 chromosome 11, ASM419377v2, whole genome shotgun sequence genome encodes these proteins:
- the LOC114373344 gene encoding putative RING-H2 finger protein ATL19, with amino-acid sequence MAEFTELFPLGEQFDGLMHVYVYVITFDLPTLFIVLFILTALFFILYRILNGLFFWLLEMRPIEHDIEEGNTNTHLANYGETEPSHHFTIFHALVHPWALVAAFEGAFNEKRGQRLRASKKLPPLVNYGKHGVTRSCGEECAICMEEFKVSQLCQVFPECKHIFHSDCIDHWLQKKLTCPICRSCI; translated from the coding sequence ATGGCCGAGTTCACAGAATTGTTTCCATTGGGCGAACAATTTGATGGTTTGATGCACGTGTATGTGTATGTCATCACATTTGATCTTCCAACTCTATTCATTGTTCTATTCATACTCACAGCGTTGTTCTTCATCTTGTATCGAATTCTCAACGGTTTGTTCTTCTGGTTATTGGAAATGAGGCCAATTGAACATGATATTGAAGAGGGTAATACTAATACCCATTTAGCCAATTATGGGGAAACTGAGCCATCTCACCATTTTACAATATTTCATGCCCTTGTGCATCCTTGGGCATTGGTGGCTGCATTTGAAGGAGCTTTTAATGAGAAAAGAGGACAAAGACTTAGAGCTTCCAAGAAATTGCCCCCTTTGGTGAATTATGGAAAGCATGGTGTCACAAGAAGTTGTGGTGAGGAATGTGCCATTTGCATGGAAGAATTCAAAGTTAGTCAATTGTGTCAAGTTTTTCCCGAGTGCAAGCACATTTTTCATTCTGATTGCATAGACCACTGGTTGCAGAAGAAACTAACTTGCCCAATATGTCGTAGTTGTATATAG
- the LOC114376343 gene encoding uncharacterized protein LOC114376343 isoform X1, which produces MKPRPHSATLRIEPSKSTMDPDVIEIPPPIHHPPRFREQNKVILHDVIDIDDDSEDVVIIGEKVNNSNKGKTIDAVHDDHQVVKTADYTYSLPGVENFGSVSGIASSNNFPSVSNNMINIDGHGSDLSYDDDDYIDILSEDYMDVDEYALLQKHFDNVDIPPGIEAPFTWLPPDYVVGSKKTENSTLYPWHHMQSNANKSPMTPSSQPSLSLEPTNSKIQASLGSAINIPIKMGNVDHSSGAELSSQFFSEPAPSKMKSATSKLRGCTSNASLGVESSKSQWFSRPFHSKKKPASTYHGFNYHPEATKLPHAGELPYWGQFKTAKKEAGSSISSHSTFIGHHGSLYPPGIESGKTWWKISHNTKPFSTHLNNIPNHIYYPFDPLVAHPEHVFDNNWVNDSARDGFDGKTVDGPIVTISDEAKEEILRKLQSFKQFDTVEDTSDHHFFCSNSSMHQPPKNWAKKIQEEWRILEKDLPASIFVRVYESRMDLLRAVIIGAEGTPYHDGLFFFDVFFPSAYPNVPPKVHYHSGGLRLNPNLYACGKVCLSLLNTWSGSKNEKWVPGMSTILQVLVSIQGLILNTKPYFNEPGYAHMSGSANGEKMSFQYNEDTFILSLRTMMYMIRKPPKNFEDLVKGHFCNRASDILVACKAYMEGAQVGCLVKGGVQDVDEGDRSCSQQFKDSLSGYMNMLVKEFAKVGAKDIDKLLPPATTPVAIKPSGVSIA; this is translated from the exons ATGAAGCCGCGCCCCCACTCAGCAACACTAAG GATTGAACCTTCGAAGAGCACCATGGACCCTGACGTCATCGAGATTCCTCCCCCAATTCACCACCCTCCAAGATTCCGCGAGCAGAACAAG GTCATTTTGCATGATGTGATTGACATTGATGACGACTCTGAGGATGTAGTGATAATTGgtgaaaaagttaataatagTAACAAAGGGAAGACAATTGACGCCGTTCATGATGATCATCAAGTTGTG AAAACGGCTGATTATACTTACTCTCTGCCTGGTGTGGAAAATTTTGGATCAGTTAGTGGGATTGCATCTTCTAACAATTTTCCTTCAGTGTCAAATAATATGATCAACATTGATGGTCATGGGTCTGATCTATCATATGACGATGATGACTACATTGATATTTTGTCGGAAGATTATATGGATGTAGATGAGTATGCTTTATTACAGAAACACTTTGATAATGTGGATATACCTCCTGGAATTGAAGCACCTTTTACTTGGTTGCCACCAGACTATGTTGTAGGTTCAAAGAAGACTGAAAATAGTACATTGTATCCTTGGCATCATATGCAATCTAATGCTAATAAAAGTCCCATGACACCCTCTTCTCAGCCCTCTTTGTCATTAGAGCCAACTAACTCTAAAATTCAAGCATCTTTAGGGAGTGCTATTAACATTCCAATCAAAATGGGTAATGTTGATCACTCTTCCGGAGCAGAGTTGtcttctcaatttttttctgAACCTGCCCCTTCTAAGATGAAATCAGCTACTTCAAAACTCAGAGGGTGTACTTCAAATGCTTCATTAGGAGTGGAGTCATCTAAGTCTCAGTGGTTTTCGAGGCCTTTCCATAGTAAAAAGAAGCCTGCTTCAACATACCATGGTTTTAACTACCATCCAGAGGCCACGAAGCTGCCACATGCAGGTGAGCTGCCATATTGGGGGCAATTTAAAACTGCTAAGAAGGAAGCTGGCAGTAGCATTTCATCCCATTCAACTTTCATTGGACATCATGGATCATTGTATCCTCCAGGAATAGAATCAGGAAAAACTTGGTGGAAGATTTCTCATAATACTAAACCATTTTCTACTCATCTTAATAATATTCCTAATCATATTTATTATCCATTTGATCCTCTTGTTGCCCATCCGGAGCATGTGTTTGATAACAACTGGGTTAACGATTCTGCCAGAGATGGATTTGATGGAAAAACTGTGGATGGCCCTATTGTGACAATATCGGATGAAGCCAAAGAGGAAATTCTGAGGAAACTCCAAAGTTTTAAACAATTTGACACTGTTGAAGACACTTCAGACCATCACTTTTTTTGCAGTAATTCTTCAATGCATCAG CCTCCCAAGAATTGGGCTAAAAAAATCCAGGAAGAGTGGAGGATTTTGGAGAAGGATTTGCCAG CTTCAATATTTGTCAGAGTTTATGAATCAAGGATGGATCTTTTAAGGGCTGTGATTATTGGAGCAGAAGGGACTCCTTATCATGATggccttttcttttttgatgtTTTCTTTCCCAGTGCCTATCCCAATGTACCGCCG AAAGTCCACTACCACTCTGGAGGTCTTCGGCTCAACCCAAATTTGTATGCTTGTGGCAAAGTATGCCTTAGTCTACTTAACACCTGGTCCGGCAGCAAAAATGAGAAGTGGGTTCCAGGCATGTCAACAATTCTCCAGGTTCTGGTATCTATACAAGGTCTAATCCTGAATACTAAGCCTTACTTTAATGAACCTGGATATGCACACATGAGTGGTTCAGCAAATGGTGAAAAGATGTCTTTTCAGTATAATGAGGATACATTCATTCTATCATTGAGGACAATGATGTATATGATACGAAAGCCTCCAAAG AATTTCGAGGACCTTGTTAAGGGGCATTTCTGCAACCGAGCTAGCGATATTCTGGTGGCATGTAAGGCATACATGGAAGGTGCTCAAGTTGGGTGTTTGGTCAAAGGAGGGGTTCAGGACGTTGATGAGGGAGACAGAAGCTGCTCACAGCAGTTCAAGGATTCTTTATCCGGATATATGAACATGCTTGTCAAAGAATTTGCTAAAGTTGGAGCAAAGGACATTGATAAATTGCTGCCTCCAGCAACAACTCCAGTAGCGATCAAACCATCAGGTGTAAGTATTGCCTGA
- the LOC114373343 gene encoding uncharacterized protein LOC114373343, with protein MDSLLSILFFLLTLSSLNPSFASQPSYQDHCGSIVPESTPNENTHNSTPFDDHQRGYFTGGDSIIDGGTSLNQYFDLQPMYIRATKFSDLFNVEATVSLTSSISYYYPVGNSSHGDSLRYERKRRYRRNHVYFKLEGFWSESSGKACMVGKGNGYSKTGKHLNLDAVFKLDKVFSASNITSLVSGSLESLSSPKDESYFKPISVVMFPKANYKYTLNSTEVTNEFSSGSDAMKGGLSLSSLSFCSRPLSRAIRRLPLEFSPECNSSKNCTPFSENSGPLPFLVSLKGIECSISNNKHRLRILVRFLNTSNYWISQSFNPKTMLVGEGWWDEKKNMLCVVACHIIESSLAGTHVGDCSIRLRLRFPSTWSINSTSSIVGQIWSNKSTNDSGYFKKITFRNEDDGSVGIQATKYEYSLLDRAKKSCPAPKPVKNKEKRYPDANSYDMRFDMAVRESNKRVAWGYSSPLAVGGEISTIDQISSSITVDSTFDQNVSSSIVESPEVVLHSGGLFNISYKISLWPNSTSNDKNSLLNHSSGSVRISAEGIYDSGEGSLCMIGCRDLHLNSLTPTAHSVDCEIVVKFQLPPLDERSGIYIKGSIESTRKKSDSLYFKPLELSSAAFYTEAAEKLVWRMDMETIMVLISTTLASVFVGLQLYHVKRHPNVLPLLSLVMMAMLTLGYMIPLVLNFEALIAQNPNNKNFVFGNVVWLEVNEIAVRLITMVAFLLQFRLLQLTWSSRKSDESNKGLWIAERKATCVTLALYAAGLLIALLLKLKKDGDAVPVITPLNQHHSSWENIKSYGGLVLDGFLLPQIILNLFSNMRGNVLSCSFYFGTTFVRLLPHAYDLYRTHNYARVDSGSYFYADPSADFYSTAWDIVIPLGGVLLAIIIYLQQRFGAHCILPQRFKGSKVYEKVPVVAESEAEVETANL; from the coding sequence ATGGATTCTCTTCTCTccatcctcttctttcttctcactCTATCTTCTCTCAACCCTTCCTTTGCTTCACAACCCTCTTACCAAGACCACTGTGGCTCCATAGTTCCAGAGTCAACTCCCAATGAAAACACTCACAATTCTACCCCTTTTGATGATCATCAAAGAGGTTACTTCACAGGTGGTGATAGCATCATCGATGGTGGAACTTCCTTAAACCAATACTTTGACCTCCAACCAATGTACATACGTGCAACCAAGTTCTCTGACTTGTTCAATGTTGAAGCCACTGTTTCACTCACATCCAGCATATCTTACTACTACCCTGTGGGGAACTCAAGCCATGGTGACAGCTTAAGATATGAACGGAAACGCCGCTACCGTAGAAACCATGTGTACTTCAAGCTTGAAGGGTTCTGGTCTGAGTCTTCAGGGAAGGCTTGCATGGTAGGGAAAGGAAATGGTTATTCTAAGACAGGTAAGCATCTTAATTTGGATGCTGTGTTTAAGCTTGATAAGGTTTTCAGTGCAAGCAATATCACTAGCTTGGTTAGTGGAAGCTTGGAGAGCTTGAGTTCTCCAAAGGATGAGAGCTACTTCAAACCCATTTCTGTGGTGATGTTTCCAAAAGCAAATTACAAATATACCTTGAATTCCACCGAAGTTACCAATGAGTTCTCTTCTGGGAGTGATGCTATGAAGGGTGGTTTGTCATTGAGTTCATTGAGTTTTTGTTCTCGTCCCCTCTCAAGGGCTATTAGAAGGCTCCCATTAGAGTTCTCTCCTGAGTGCAATTCTTCAAAGAACTGCACTCCTTTTAGTGAGAATTCTGGTCCACTGCCATTTCTAGTGTCTTTGAAAGGCATTGAGTGTTCCATTTCTAACAACAAGCATAGGTTGCGGATTCTGGTGAGGTTTTTGAATACTAGTAACTATTGGATTAGCCAGAGTTTCAATCCTAAAACTATGTTGGTAGGAGAGGGATGGTGGGATGAGAAGAAAAACATGTTGTGTGTAGTGGCTTGTCATATCATAGAATCATCCTTGGCTGGCACGCATGTGGGTGATTGCTCAATAAGACTAAGATTGAGATTCCCCTCAACTTGGTCAATCAACAGCACTAGTAGCATAGTTGGCCAAATTTGGAGCAACAAGAGTACTAATGATTCAGGCTACTTCAAGAAGATAACATTTAGAAATGAAGATGATGGTAGTGTGGGAATTCAAGCTACAAAGTATGAGTATAGCCTACTAGACAGAGCTAAGAAGTCATGCCCAGCACCCAAGCCTGTGAAGAACAAGGAGAAAAGATATCCAGATGCCAATTCTTATGACATGAGATTTGACATGGCAGTTAGAGAGTCCAACAAAAGAGTAGCATGGGGTTATTCATCTCCCTTGGCTGTTGGTGGTGAGATCTCTACCATAGATCAGATCTCAAGCTCCATTACAGTGGACTCTACCTTTGATCAGAATGTCTCAAGCTCCATTGTAGAATCTCCTGAGGTAGTACTCCACAGTGGTGGCTTGTTTAACATCAGCTACAAAATCTCACTGTGGCCTAATTCAACCTCAAATGATAAGAATTCCCTGCTTAATCATTCCTCTGGGTCAGTGAGGATTTCTGCTGAAGGAATTTATGATTCTGGAGAAGGAAGCTTGTGTATGATAGGCTGCCGCGATCTTCACTTGAACTCTCTCACACCAACAGCTCATTCTGTGGATTGTGAGATTGTGGTGAAGTTTCAGCTACCACCATTAGATGAAAGAAGTGGAATCTACATCAAGGGAAGCATCGAAAGCACACGCAAAAAGTCAGATTCTCTATACTTCAAACCTTTGGAGTTATCTTCAGCTGCATTTTACACTGAAGCAGCAGAAAAATTAGTTTGGAGAATGGATATGGAGACCATCATGGTTCTGATATCTACCACTCTAGCATCTGTTTTTGTGGGATTGCAGCTTTACCATGTGAAGAGACACCCCAATGTGCTCCCCTTGCTCTCACTTGTTATGATGGCAATGCTTACTTTGGGATACATGATACCCCTTGTTCTGAACTTTGAGGCACTTATTGCTCAAAATCCTAACAACAAAAACTTTGTGTTTGGAAATGTTGTGTGGCTTGAAGTGAATGAAATAGCTGTGAGGCTAATCACCATGGTGGCTTTCTTGTTGCAATTCCGACTCCTTCAGCTAACTTGGTCATCAAGAAAGAGTGATGAAAGCAATAAAGGCCTTTGGATTGCTGAGAGAAAGGCTACTTGTGTCACTTTAGCCTTGTACGCTGCTGGTTTATTGATTGCATTGCTGTTGAAGTTGAAGAAAGATGGAGATGCGGTTCCTGTCATTACTCCATTGAACCAACACCATTCATCTTGGGAGAACATAAAATCTTATGGCGGTTTGGTATTGGATGGTTTTCTCTTGCCACAAATCATTCTAAACCTGTTCTCGAACATGAGGGGCAACGTTCTTTCATGTTCTTTTTACTTTGGAACCACTTTTGTGAGACTGTTGCCACATGCTTATGATCTTTACAGGACTCATAATTATGCTCGCGTAGATAGTGGATCATACTTCTATGCAGATCCAAGTGCAGATTTTTACTCCACTGCTTGGGATATTGTGATTCCATTGGGAGGTGTCCTGCTTGCTATCATTATCTACTTGCAGCAACGTTTTGGCGCTCATTGTATTCTTCCTCAAAGATTCAAAGGGTCTAAGGTATATGAAAAGGTTCCTGTGGTTGCTGAATCAGAAGCTGAAGTAGAGACCGCCAACTTGTAA
- the LOC114376343 gene encoding uncharacterized protein LOC114376343 isoform X2, which translates to MKPRPHSATLRIEPSKSTMDPDVIEIPPPIHHPPRFREQNKVILHDVIDIDDDSEDVVIIGEKVNNSNKGKTIDAVHDDHQKTADYTYSLPGVENFGSVSGIASSNNFPSVSNNMINIDGHGSDLSYDDDDYIDILSEDYMDVDEYALLQKHFDNVDIPPGIEAPFTWLPPDYVVGSKKTENSTLYPWHHMQSNANKSPMTPSSQPSLSLEPTNSKIQASLGSAINIPIKMGNVDHSSGAELSSQFFSEPAPSKMKSATSKLRGCTSNASLGVESSKSQWFSRPFHSKKKPASTYHGFNYHPEATKLPHAGELPYWGQFKTAKKEAGSSISSHSTFIGHHGSLYPPGIESGKTWWKISHNTKPFSTHLNNIPNHIYYPFDPLVAHPEHVFDNNWVNDSARDGFDGKTVDGPIVTISDEAKEEILRKLQSFKQFDTVEDTSDHHFFCSNSSMHQPPKNWAKKIQEEWRILEKDLPASIFVRVYESRMDLLRAVIIGAEGTPYHDGLFFFDVFFPSAYPNVPPKVHYHSGGLRLNPNLYACGKVCLSLLNTWSGSKNEKWVPGMSTILQVLVSIQGLILNTKPYFNEPGYAHMSGSANGEKMSFQYNEDTFILSLRTMMYMIRKPPKNFEDLVKGHFCNRASDILVACKAYMEGAQVGCLVKGGVQDVDEGDRSCSQQFKDSLSGYMNMLVKEFAKVGAKDIDKLLPPATTPVAIKPSGVSIA; encoded by the exons ATGAAGCCGCGCCCCCACTCAGCAACACTAAG GATTGAACCTTCGAAGAGCACCATGGACCCTGACGTCATCGAGATTCCTCCCCCAATTCACCACCCTCCAAGATTCCGCGAGCAGAACAAG GTCATTTTGCATGATGTGATTGACATTGATGACGACTCTGAGGATGTAGTGATAATTGgtgaaaaagttaataatagTAACAAAGGGAAGACAATTGACGCCGTTCATGATGATCATCAA AAAACGGCTGATTATACTTACTCTCTGCCTGGTGTGGAAAATTTTGGATCAGTTAGTGGGATTGCATCTTCTAACAATTTTCCTTCAGTGTCAAATAATATGATCAACATTGATGGTCATGGGTCTGATCTATCATATGACGATGATGACTACATTGATATTTTGTCGGAAGATTATATGGATGTAGATGAGTATGCTTTATTACAGAAACACTTTGATAATGTGGATATACCTCCTGGAATTGAAGCACCTTTTACTTGGTTGCCACCAGACTATGTTGTAGGTTCAAAGAAGACTGAAAATAGTACATTGTATCCTTGGCATCATATGCAATCTAATGCTAATAAAAGTCCCATGACACCCTCTTCTCAGCCCTCTTTGTCATTAGAGCCAACTAACTCTAAAATTCAAGCATCTTTAGGGAGTGCTATTAACATTCCAATCAAAATGGGTAATGTTGATCACTCTTCCGGAGCAGAGTTGtcttctcaatttttttctgAACCTGCCCCTTCTAAGATGAAATCAGCTACTTCAAAACTCAGAGGGTGTACTTCAAATGCTTCATTAGGAGTGGAGTCATCTAAGTCTCAGTGGTTTTCGAGGCCTTTCCATAGTAAAAAGAAGCCTGCTTCAACATACCATGGTTTTAACTACCATCCAGAGGCCACGAAGCTGCCACATGCAGGTGAGCTGCCATATTGGGGGCAATTTAAAACTGCTAAGAAGGAAGCTGGCAGTAGCATTTCATCCCATTCAACTTTCATTGGACATCATGGATCATTGTATCCTCCAGGAATAGAATCAGGAAAAACTTGGTGGAAGATTTCTCATAATACTAAACCATTTTCTACTCATCTTAATAATATTCCTAATCATATTTATTATCCATTTGATCCTCTTGTTGCCCATCCGGAGCATGTGTTTGATAACAACTGGGTTAACGATTCTGCCAGAGATGGATTTGATGGAAAAACTGTGGATGGCCCTATTGTGACAATATCGGATGAAGCCAAAGAGGAAATTCTGAGGAAACTCCAAAGTTTTAAACAATTTGACACTGTTGAAGACACTTCAGACCATCACTTTTTTTGCAGTAATTCTTCAATGCATCAG CCTCCCAAGAATTGGGCTAAAAAAATCCAGGAAGAGTGGAGGATTTTGGAGAAGGATTTGCCAG CTTCAATATTTGTCAGAGTTTATGAATCAAGGATGGATCTTTTAAGGGCTGTGATTATTGGAGCAGAAGGGACTCCTTATCATGATggccttttcttttttgatgtTTTCTTTCCCAGTGCCTATCCCAATGTACCGCCG AAAGTCCACTACCACTCTGGAGGTCTTCGGCTCAACCCAAATTTGTATGCTTGTGGCAAAGTATGCCTTAGTCTACTTAACACCTGGTCCGGCAGCAAAAATGAGAAGTGGGTTCCAGGCATGTCAACAATTCTCCAGGTTCTGGTATCTATACAAGGTCTAATCCTGAATACTAAGCCTTACTTTAATGAACCTGGATATGCACACATGAGTGGTTCAGCAAATGGTGAAAAGATGTCTTTTCAGTATAATGAGGATACATTCATTCTATCATTGAGGACAATGATGTATATGATACGAAAGCCTCCAAAG AATTTCGAGGACCTTGTTAAGGGGCATTTCTGCAACCGAGCTAGCGATATTCTGGTGGCATGTAAGGCATACATGGAAGGTGCTCAAGTTGGGTGTTTGGTCAAAGGAGGGGTTCAGGACGTTGATGAGGGAGACAGAAGCTGCTCACAGCAGTTCAAGGATTCTTTATCCGGATATATGAACATGCTTGTCAAAGAATTTGCTAAAGTTGGAGCAAAGGACATTGATAAATTGCTGCCTCCAGCAACAACTCCAGTAGCGATCAAACCATCAGGTGTAAGTATTGCCTGA